A stretch of DNA from Anopheles nili chromosome 2, idAnoNiliSN_F5_01, whole genome shotgun sequence:
aataaatcccacacCTCTCTGCGGCATGTATTTACTTCGCTCTTCCACTGCAAATGGTTTCCTTTCTTCCCATGTGGATGGACGAGTTACTGAACCTGCTACTTCGCATGTTGAATGTGATAAAAGGTCTCTCCTTCCAGCTCATTCTCTCTATCCCGCTCTCCCGATGGGTGCTTTTTCCAGCGACGGCAAACTGCAAAATTCATCATTCTGAGATAGTGAAGAATTCGCCCGTGTAACAAAACAAGCCGTTCGTTCTCAGAATCCTTTCCCGAGGGCTGCATACGAGCACCGGATAAGGGAGAAAGTTTTTATGTGCAAGTTTTTCACCGCAGTCGCGCAGTGCATGTGCAGATACGTGCGAAAAGAGAAAGCACACACCGTGATCTCCGGAAAAGGAATGCTACTACATACACGATGGGATTATAATCTGAATGGGCGGGGAAAATACGGTAGATGGAAGCCCACTTTTTAATGCCGAATCATGTCTTATCGGGTTTTCAACAAGTCCTCTTGTTTGGTGTGGGACAACTTTTCTTTATGGTGTCGTTGAGTTCTACCAGTTTTACCGAGTATTGCTGGCTGCTTCGGAAGGTTGAGACGAACAGTTTTCGGCCAATTTTCAGAGTAATTGCACGTAATTTAAACAAGCGCCTGGTGGATAAACTTTCTTGTAACACCTCCCAAGTGAAACAAATCCCAGAACTACTACTGTCCTCGAACGGAACTAAGTTCAACAACGGGACAGATTAGCTTATTTTAGTTTCTGGAATCACGAAGCTCGGGTCGCAAGATCCATCCTACACTTCGCATTCTGTGAGCTATGAAAATACACGCCCAAAACGATGATCTCGTTTGTAAATAAAAGTTGTTACCACtacttaatttaaaacatatcaTTATCATATCATAGAGCAAAGTAAAAGTATGGATAAATCGTTGATAAATAATATACAATCTTCGTATGGTCATGACGCACGAATTTGCGGAAATCTAGTAAGTAACCTTATCAAATGTTTTATGCAATTATCttgtatcaattttatttccagcTAAGTTGGGCTTTGTTCCTTATCAGTTTGAAaagattcattttttatgttatttacgATTCCTAAAGTTCTTAAGATTTATTACCAGTAAAGATTGATTTCAGTTGTCCAGATGGGGGTAGAATTAGAATAATATCCCTGCAGTAGCTTTCAAAGGCGCCGAGAGCTGTAAAATAGCTGCAATCATTTGCTTTATATTGCCCGCTGGGGATTCCGCTTCGTTTCGATAGCTCTGGCGTAGattgtcctttttgttttcagtgAGGGTTTttggaacaaaattaaatcctCTGAGACCGATTAAATGTTTCACACCACTGAGTTGCTTTAGAAAAAAGGGACCAACGTCATGGAAGAAATTTTCActgtaataaataatttttagaAGTTCTTTTTTTGGGTTATGATCTAACCAATTCCTCTGAAATGAATCCCTGCAATCCATCTTCGGCCGTTGAATTTTTGTGTGATGCATTGTCCTCTTCTTTCCGAATGACCGAATGGCCTACTAATCGTGTTTCTCCGGGCTGTAtccaaaacgcaacaaaaaagcgcatggttttcttttttttttattaatttatgccAGTATTATTCCGCAAAATATTAATCATTCGCCTAAATTCCAATTCCTCGGTAAACTAGAGTGGTGCCATTGACACCGGTGGCGgaggcggcggcggcggcggtgttGGTGGCACTGGCGGAGATAACACCAACGAGACGGACGCGGAAAAGGATATGCTCCTGTCGACGGCCGAGTCTTCGGCCTACTCGGCGCAGGAGGTTGCAGCTCGGCTTCGAGTCGACGTCCGGACTGGGCTGCGATGGTCAGAGGCCAACAGCCGCTCGAAGATCGTCGGCTACAACGAGCTCAACGCGCTGGACGATGAGCCACCCTGGATGAAATATGTGCAGCAGTTCAAAAACCCTCTcattcttctgctgctgggtAAGAAAAAGAGTAACTCTGGAAGGCTGGTTTCACAATTTAATCGtgaacgtattttttttgtgtgttttcatcAGGGTCCGCCCTCGTGAGTGCCTGCATGAGACAGTTCGATGACGCGATCAGCATCACCATAGCGATCATAATCGTCGTGACGGTGGCATTCATCCAGGAGTACCGCTCGGAAAAGAGTCTCGAAGAGCTCAAGAAGCTTGTACCACCGGAATGTCACTGGTGAGCAGCGAGCAATCGGCAACAGACATCCTGGCGTGTACCTAAaaggatacatttttttttgcagcctaCGAGAAGGAAGGCTAGAGACGTTCCTGGCCAGAAACCTTGTGCCGGGCGATATCGTTTACCTGAACGTGGGTGACCGCGTGCCGGCCGACATTCGCATCTTCGAGGCGTTCGATTTGTCGATCGACGAGTCGAGCTTTACCGGTGAAACGGAACCGGCGCGCAAAAGCGTCGAGGTGGTGCTGAACGCCAACAACACCAAGAATCACGCCAGCATGAAAAACATTGCCTTCATGGGCACGCTAGTTAGGTGCGGTAATGGAAAGgtacgacaacaacaacacaagtCCTGGTGCTAGCAGGAGGAAAGTGGTTTTAATGCAATACGCTTCTTTTCCGATGGATTCACAGGGTATCGTAGTTAGTACGGCCGAAAACAGCGAATTCGGGGAGGTCTTCAAGATGATGCAAGCTGAGGAGGCACCGAAAACGCCAATGCAAAAATCGATGGACATTCTTGGCGCGCAGCTGAGCTTCTACTCCTTCTGTATCATCGGCGCCATCATGCTGCTTGGTTGGATACAGGCCAAACCGCTGGTCGAGATGTTCACCATCAGCGTCAGCTTGGCCGTGGCCGCCATTCCAGAGGGTACGTGCTAAAAGCACTCAAGCGGaatatcgtttttttgtagctTCCGTAGCCTTGTAAGCGGTTATCCTTCGGCTTCAAACCTCCCACAACGCGCTTTGGCGGGTTTTCTTATTTGCCCGGTAATAAATGGTGCAAACGAATTACGGAAATTTCGCTTGCCAACTAGTACCAAGGGTAGTGGAACAACGCATTTATTATAGTTGCTCCTTCGAAATCACTTTCGGCATTACGATAAATCAAACCGCGGGTGTAGAACCATACCCGGCTGGGTGGTTCGCTCAAACCGAGGCACTGATGAGTCATgcgttgtttgtgtgcccAGTATGTGCCAAAGCATGTTTTTGGTAGCTTGCCAATATTCGAGCGCGATTTGATTTTACTTTCGAGGCGTTCGGATAATAAATTACACTGCCTTTGCTTCTATCGACTGATATTGTTTTTGACATGAAACGGTTTTCTAATGTAATTCAATGGACTCGAGTGTAACTCGATGTAATGTAAATTAATGCTTACACCAACAGATTCGTTTCTATCTCTCGAACCtcaacaaaaagaagcactTTCATAAATATCTTTTCTGTACTAAAACATATTTCTTAAACTTGGAATTGATttagaacaaacaaaaactggtacaaaaattgtaaaatagCTTGTTGGAAATATATCTTACAAATTAACTTTAATCTTTCCTCGTCGTTACAGGTCTCCCAATAGTCGTGACAGTCACACTAGCCCTGGGAGTGATGCGTATGGCCAAGCGCCACTGCATCGTAAAGAAGCTACCGACTGTCGAGACGCTCGGGTGCGTCACCGTCATTTGCTCGGACAAAACCGGTACGATcacgaaaaacgaaatgaCCGTAACCGTCATCATAACGTCCGACGGTTACATGGCGGACGTGACCGGCGCCGGCTATAATGACAACGGCGAAATCCACATCCGGGACTGCAACAGCATGGACAATGCGAAGACGAGCATCAACCAGCTGCTGGAAGCGGGCGTTGTGTGCAACAATGCGATCATCCAAAATGACACGTTACTCGGACAACCGACCGAGGGTGCGCTGCTGGCGGCGGCTATGAAAAACGGCCAGTACTCGGCTGCCGACAACTTTCTGCGCATCCAGGAGTACCCGTTTAGCTCCGAGCAGAAGATGATGGCCGTGAAAGCGGTGCCAAAGTACACCAACACCAAGGAAGAGATCTACTTCGTGAAGGGCGCCATCGAGATGGTGTTGCCCCAGTGCACGAAGTTCTGGTACGGTGGGCAGCCGATCACGCTCAGCAAGCAGAACGAAGCGGAATTCCTGCAGGAAGCGTACGAGATCGGACGCAAGGGTTTGCGCGTGCTTGCAATTGCGCGCGGATCGTCCTTCCAGGATCTCGTGTATCTCGGGCTTGTCGGTATAACCGACCCGCCGAGACCGCTGGTACGCGAATCAATCGAAATGCTGCGCTCGAGCGGTGTGCTCGTTAAGATGGTTACCGGAGACTCGCAAGAAACAGCCATGGCCATTGGTAGGTATTTTGGTTGAATAAGttaggtttttctttttattagcATGAATATTACATGGATTGAAGGAGAGAGTTTTTTTATGGAATAACGTCTAACGCGCGGACGTTTCTGTTCGGTTAACCCAGCATTGCCTTGAGACCGTGCAGATGCGGGAACTTGTTCAGCTTGGTCAGGTGCAACTCCTGCGCCTGCACTGGCACGGGCACATGGATCGGTACCTTTACCGGGTATGGCTCCGCAACGGGCAGATCCTTCACTACGATCTCCTCAACGGGCACTTCCTTGATCACTTTAACCACCTTCACGTGGGGAATTTCCTTGATCACCGGCACTTCCCGCAAGAGCTCGACTTCGCGCACTACCTCCACCGGAACTTCAACACGTCGATGCACcaccttttccaccggcacctcTTTAATGATCTCCACATCGCGGTACACTGTGATCTCGTTCACGACCGGCACCTCTTTCACTACCGGGACTTCTTTGACGTGCGTCACGACGTGCTCCTCAGGAACCTCCTGGATGTACGGGACCTTAACTTCCTTCACGGTAGATACGCGCTTCTCGATGTGTTGAATCTCCGGCACGGGAatcggcaccggaaccggaacctcCACTTTGATAATCTTTGCCTGGGTCTGCGATGCGCTCAGTAACGCCAGCATGGCGAGACAAAATACCTGCAAGTGATTGGATGAATGATTATTGTACAGATTACTTTCTTAGTGGCGTTTGTTGTCCACTGCCAACGTACCTGTTTcatggtgcgttttgtttgctgactTTGTGCTCGAATTGATGTATCTTCTTTGAGTGTTGCACTGATAATAAGCTACGGTACCGACCGTCATATGCTTTTATACTTGTCTCCTACCTGTCGCAGTTTGGCGCCATTGGTAAGCACACCCTTTGTGCCTGCCAGTTGCTTATGTGATCGGTATGTGAAAAGGAATGTGCCTTAAGCGTTACTTAACAAGACACTTTGCAAACCTCCAGAACGAGAAATGGTTAGAAAGTAgaggttttcttttggttttatttgattgtgATTTGATTGAGCTTAAGATTCAGACAAACACAATTTAACATCTTCAACTATTTATTATCTCTTGCAAAGAGAAATATTAGGTTTAGATTGATTAGGTATTGTCCAGTAATCTATCTACTTTTTTACGATGGGTAAAGTTTTCGTAAACGAGCTTTACATTATATATGTGGTTCATGCCTATATTATGCCCGTTTATATTCGTTTTAAATGAACTAGTCATTTGAAAATTGTATACGTTCAGTATAATGTGTGTTTTGGTTCTGTGATGTATGGTATAAATGAATTAATGAAGTTGAATAGTATCAATGAACCTTACATTTGTACTACTAACTTTGTTTCATTCGTCCAAagaattcatttcaattttttttatatacatCGATACTTTAATTATGCATCACCCATatgatgctttatttttcgtaaGTTTTCATTACAACTTACCGTTGCACTAAAATATCTTCATGTGATTCATAGCatttataaatttttgaaaatccGTTTATTCTAAGTTTCGACTATCATAACTaagcatatattttttaattcataTGTTAATACATTTTAATATAACAAATCACTGCATCACTTAATTTAGTCGAATATTGAACGGTACGCAACACGTATTTCAAAAACATGTTGTTTCATGGTTCAGCTAATACAATTTATCATTTCATCACATAGTTCCGGAATTAGCGAAATGAATGTCATTTATTTATGGAATGGAAACTCTCAACATCTCATTTATCCGTCTGTTAGAAATTTATGCATAAATTGAACAtcaattcaaataaattactaaactaatttttaatttatttgtaatttTGATATCCTTCGTCAAATTGATGTAATAGTAATATAAATAACATATATACACACCCTTTTGTCACCcatatatttttccttttatcaTATCAATAGCTGATAAAAGGAATATTATTGCACGATTCATTTATACGCgcgaatattttttaaatttcgtaTGCTCAATActtagtaataataataaatcactACTAGAAGTAGTGTATATTGATTGC
This window harbors:
- the LOC128720115 gene encoding calcium-transporting ATPase type 2C member 1 is translated as MLLSTAESSAYSAQEVAARLRVDVRTGLRWSEANSRSKIVGYNELNALDDEPPWMKYVQQFKNPLILLLLGSALVSACMRQFDDAISITIAIIIVVTVAFIQEYRSEKSLEELKKLVPPECHCLREGRLETFLARNLVPGDIVYLNVGDRVPADIRIFEAFDLSIDESSFTGETEPARKSVEVVLNANNTKNHASMKNIAFMGTLVRCGNGKGIVVSTAENSEFGEVFKMMQAEEAPKTPMQKSMDILGAQLSFYSFCIIGAIMLLGWIQAKPLVEMFTISVSLAVAAIPEGLPIVVTVTLALGVMRMAKRHCIVKKLPTVETLGCVTVICSDKTGTITKNEMTVTVIITSDGYMADVTGAGYNDNGEIHIRDCNSMDNAKTSINQLLEAGVVCNNAIIQNDTLLGQPTEGALLAAAMKNGQYSAADNFLRIQEYPFSSEQKMMAVKAVPKYTNTKEEIYFVKGAIEMVLPQCTKFWYGGQPITLSKQNEAEFLQEAYEIGRKGLRVLAIARGSSFQDLVYLGLVGITDPPRPLVRESIEMLRSSGVLVKMVTGDSQETAMAIAAKIGLDIVHMQAMSGHDIDQMNEMQLEKMINTVSVFYRVTPKHKLAIVKALQQNGHIVGMTGDGVNDGVALKRADIGIAMGKNGTDVCKEAADMILVDDDFHTIIAAIEEGKGIFWNIRNFVRFQLSTSIAALSLIALSTLMGISNPLNAMQILWINIIMDGPPAQSLGVEPVDQDVLKQKPRNVKQPMISKSLIINVLLSAGIIILGTLWVFQREMADGTGVTSRDTTMTFTCFVIFDMWNALSCRSQTKSVFQIGLFTNRMFLLAVAFSLLGQLLVIYFPPLQMVFQTEALSAMDLLFLVSLTSSVFIVSELKKWFERTMERRMYRKRPELDFV
- the LOC128720130 gene encoding mantle protein-like; its protein translation is MKQVFCLAMLALLSASQTQAKIIKVEVPVPVPIPVPEIQHIEKRVSTVKEVKVPYIQEVPEEHVVTHVKEVPVVKEVPVVNEITVYRDVEIIKEVPVEKVVHRRVEVPVEVVREVELLREVPVIKEIPHVKVVKVIKEVPVEEIVVKDLPVAEPYPVKVPIHVPVPVQAQELHLTKLNKFPHLHGLKAMLG